A single region of the Deinococcus misasensis DSM 22328 genome encodes:
- a CDS encoding CidA/LrgA family protein, which translates to MFGLLRGFCILLGFYALGEAITHGLNLSIPGSIVGMLMLWAALGTGLIRLEWVQQTSQHLLSVLGLLFVPAGVGIVLYQRDLAPLGMVLLGVMVVLLLTSFLVGKTTSRLEKPHE; encoded by the coding sequence ATGTTTGGCCTGCTGAGGGGATTTTGCATTCTGCTGGGCTTTTATGCTCTGGGAGAGGCCATCACCCATGGGCTGAACCTCTCCATTCCCGGATCCATTGTGGGCATGTTGATGCTCTGGGCTGCCCTTGGGACCGGCCTGATCCGTCTGGAATGGGTGCAGCAAACCAGCCAGCATTTGCTTTCGGTGCTGGGCTTGCTTTTTGTGCCTGCAGGAGTAGGGATTGTGCTGTACCAGAGGGATCTGGCCCCTCTGGGCATGGTCCTGCTGGGCGTGATGGTTGTGCTGCTCCTGACTTCTTTTCTGGTGGGCAAAACCACTTCCAGACTGGAAAAGCCCCATGAATGA
- a CDS encoding LacI family DNA-binding transcriptional regulator: MSKRRITIKDVSALAGVSVSTVSRVLNASGPISEDTRKVVEEAAAQLKYQPNPLARGLVKNQLGGVGVLIPWLAGPYFGGFLEGVQGVVRTTSFRLVVSSEEAIKEREHAAMAYLLENDADGVIYYGDSLRPSDIAEINPFGKPVVLIGQPATDAHPCVSINDEMGAFLATRYLIENGHRHIAHMTGHPDAHVTRTRILGYKKALEQAGLPFDPERIVHYHYSEEGGYRCVQELMGRGVEFTAIFCANDQMAIGAYQSLREFNKRIPEDVSLVGFDDIMFTRYMDPPLTSIRVPIVDMGAQAARKLIALIEGREMALPDVPTELVVRQSVRRLPH; encoded by the coding sequence CCGAAGACACCCGCAAGGTCGTCGAGGAGGCCGCAGCCCAACTCAAATACCAGCCGAACCCTCTGGCCCGAGGTCTGGTCAAAAACCAGCTTGGTGGGGTGGGGGTGCTGATCCCGTGGTTGGCTGGCCCTTACTTCGGAGGCTTTCTGGAAGGGGTTCAGGGGGTGGTGCGCACCACATCTTTCCGTCTGGTGGTGTCCAGCGAGGAGGCCATCAAAGAGCGTGAACACGCTGCCATGGCTTACCTGCTGGAAAATGACGCGGATGGGGTCATCTATTATGGGGACTCTTTGCGCCCATCAGACATCGCTGAAATCAACCCTTTTGGGAAGCCTGTGGTTCTGATCGGACAACCTGCCACAGATGCCCACCCTTGCGTCTCCATCAACGATGAGATGGGGGCTTTTCTGGCCACCCGTTACCTGATTGAAAACGGACACCGCCACATCGCCCACATGACCGGGCACCCGGACGCCCACGTGACCCGCACCCGCATTTTGGGGTACAAAAAGGCTCTGGAACAGGCCGGTTTGCCTTTCGATCCAGAGCGAATCGTGCATTACCACTACAGCGAAGAAGGCGGATACCGCTGCGTGCAGGAATTGATGGGCAGGGGCGTGGAATTCACCGCCATTTTCTGTGCCAACGACCAGATGGCCATTGGAGCCTACCAGAGCCTGCGAGAATTCAACAAGCGCATTCCAGAGGATGTGTCTCTGGTGGGTTTTGATGACATCATGTTCACCCGTTACATGGACCCTCCCTTGACCAGCATCCGGGTGCCGATTGTGGACATGGGCGCACAGGCAGCCCGCAAATTGATTGCCCTGATTGAAGGTCGCGAGATGGCCCTTCCAGACGTGCCCACTGAACTGGTGGTCCGTCAATCGGTGCGCAGGTTGCCCCACTGA
- a CDS encoding 5'-methylthioadenosine/adenosylhomocysteine nucleosidase — protein sequence MTADPTTQHNTIGIIGAMDEEIRQLTADLLDGQTFSHQGSTFHQGKLFGQQVLITKCGIGKVNAAMTTQALLSLGVSRVIFTGVAGGVQPGLQVGDIVISTDLMQHDVDVTPLDYQLGLIPDESFSWTADETLQTLALESASQIEGIHAVKGRIASGDQFIASKDKVRWLFETFQIAAAEMEGAAVAQVASKWGVPFVVIRSLSDTADGEANVDYRSFMPLVAIRAKSVVRGMLQRM from the coding sequence ACCGCTGACCCAACCACCCAACACAACACCATCGGCATCATTGGTGCGATGGATGAAGAAATCCGCCAACTGACCGCCGATTTGCTGGACGGCCAAACCTTCAGCCATCAGGGAAGCACCTTCCATCAGGGCAAACTGTTCGGACAACAGGTGCTCATCACCAAATGCGGGATTGGCAAAGTGAATGCTGCGATGACCACACAGGCCCTGCTGTCTCTGGGCGTGTCCAGAGTCATTTTCACCGGAGTGGCCGGAGGGGTACAACCCGGCTTGCAGGTTGGAGACATCGTGATCAGCACCGACCTGATGCAGCACGATGTGGACGTGACCCCTCTGGATTACCAGCTTGGCCTGATTCCCGATGAAAGCTTCAGCTGGACCGCCGATGAAACCCTGCAAACCCTTGCACTGGAAAGTGCCAGCCAGATTGAAGGCATCCATGCAGTCAAGGGGCGCATTGCCAGCGGAGACCAATTCATTGCCAGCAAAGACAAGGTGCGTTGGCTGTTCGAAACCTTCCAGATTGCTGCAGCAGAAATGGAAGGGGCTGCTGTGGCACAGGTGGCCAGCAAATGGGGCGTCCCTTTTGTGGTGATCCGCAGCCTCAGCGACACCGCAGATGGAGAAGCCAACGTGGATTACCGCTCCTTCATGCCTCTGGTGGCCATCCGGGCCAAGAGCGTGGTGCGCGGCATGCTGCAACGCATGTGA
- a CDS encoding LrgB family protein — protein MNEASLLVTIGGFLLGLELQKRFPHPLVNPTLISIVLVVLYLGLTRLPYPEYQSHTHFLQYLLGPAVVALAVPLYLQRHILKTHLLTIVLGLLVGGGVALGLGFVLGKWLHLTPELRLAFSTMSSTSPISLAIAQKQGFSGSLSAIVSIWTGILGAVFLPPWLSWLGVRSPLVRGLTMGLLSHGLGTARMVQEGPLNTAASSLGMGLNGALTALLAPLVWHWLA, from the coding sequence ATGAATGAAGCCTCTTTGCTGGTGACCATCGGAGGGTTTCTGTTGGGTCTGGAACTGCAAAAACGCTTCCCTCACCCTCTGGTCAATCCCACCCTGATCAGCATCGTGCTGGTGGTGCTGTATCTGGGCCTGACCCGGCTTCCCTACCCCGAGTACCAGAGCCACACACACTTCCTGCAATATTTGCTGGGACCTGCGGTGGTCGCTCTGGCCGTTCCCCTGTACCTGCAACGGCACATCCTGAAAACCCATTTGCTGACCATTGTGCTGGGTTTGCTGGTGGGCGGTGGTGTGGCCTTGGGATTGGGCTTTGTGCTGGGCAAATGGCTGCACCTAACCCCAGAGCTCAGGCTGGCGTTCAGCACCATGAGCAGCACTTCACCGATCTCTCTGGCGATTGCCCAGAAACAGGGATTTTCCGGCAGCCTTTCCGCGATTGTGAGCATCTGGACTGGCATTCTGGGAGCGGTTTTCTTGCCCCCTTGGCTGTCATGGTTGGGGGTTCGTTCTCCTCTGGTGCGCGGGCTGACCATGGGCTTGTTGTCCCACGGCCTTGGAACCGCCCGCATGGTGCAAGAAGGCCCCTTGAACACCGCTGCCAGCAGCCTCGGGATGGGCCTGAATGGAGCCCTGACAGCCCTGCTTGCCCCTCTGGTCTGGCATTGGCTGGCTTAA